The Mucilaginibacter terrae region AACCTCTGCCTTATCAAAGTTTTCAGACGGTATGTAAGCCTTAAACCCAAAATCCGTTTCCTCAAAGGTATCAAAACCCAAACTTGCCAATTCATCAATCAGCAAATCCTTGTGATGTTCTTCGGCATCTAAAATGGTAAATAACAGCTCGTAATAATTCATAATTGGTTGTGGTGAATGGTGAATAGATAGTAGTGAGTGGTGAGTAAAACAGGCTAACTTTTGGCAACCATTCAACTACTCACCATTCACTACTCACTAACTTAATTAAACACTTTCACGATGTCCAAAAAGTCGCGCGACTTTAATGATGCACCGCCTATAAGGCCGCCGTCAATATCCGGTTGGGCAAACAGTTCTGGTGCATTTTTAGGGTTAGCGCTTCCGCCATATAAAATGGTGGTATCATCGGCCACTTCTTGTCCGTATTTAGCGGCAAGTTCGGCACGTATGAAAGCGTGGATTTCCTGTGCCTGGTCTGAGGTTGCGGTTTTACCGGTACCAATAGCCCAAACAGGTTCGTAGGCAAGAACAACCTGGCCAAATTGTTCGGCACTAAGGTGATACAGGCCTTCTTGCAGCTGGGTTTTAATTACGTCGAAGTATTGATTTGCTTCGCGCTCATCCAAAGTTTCGCCTATGCAAAAAATTGGTTTTAAGCCGTTAGCTAATACAGTATCAGTTTTTTTAGCCAGTAACTCGTTGTTTTCGCCAAAATACTGGCGGCGTTCTGAGTGACCTAAAATTACATAAGCTGCACCGGTAGATTTAATCATTTTGGCCGATGTTTCGCCGGTAAAAGCACCCGACTCATTTTGATGAGCATTTTGTGCGCCAATGGCAATTTTATCATAACCTTTGGCTAATTGTGCCAGGCTATGCAAGTGGATGAACGGCGAGCAAACTACGGCTTGCTGCTGGCCGGTAATTTCATCTTTCACCATGTTTACAATTTCCGAAAAAAGCGCTAAGCCCTCATTGTAATCCATGTTCATTTTCCAGTTGCCGGCAACTATTTTTTTTCTCATGATGTTAAAATTTCCTGTATGGTTGGGTTAAATTAAATATGTCTTGCAGTAATTGTTTTTCAGTCTCGTCAAGCTTACGGTCGCGGCGGGCATATACACGCTCAATGGTTTCAAACATTTTATCGGGTCTGTAAACCTCCAACCCGCTCGAACCTCCCCATGAAAAATCAGGTACAAAATTATCCGGGTATCCTCCACCAAAAACATTGGCGCTTACCCCCACTACAGTACCTGTATTGAACATGGTGTTAATACCACATTTAGCATGATCGGCCATTATAAGTCCGCAAAACTGCAAACCTGTTTTGCGGTAACCATCTAACAAATAATCCCATAATTTTACCTCGCTATAGTTATTTTTCAGGTTCGAATTATTAGTATCGGCACCAAAGTTACACCACTCACCCACTACCGAATTGCCTAAATATCCTTCGTGCCCCTTCGAAGAATTACCCCAAAGTACCGAGTTGTTGATCTCGCCACCTACGCGGCAATACGGACCAATAGTAGTTGCACCATAAATTTTAGCGCCCATCTTTACCTGCGAATTATTACACAGCGCAAATGCACCACGTATGTTCACACCTTCCCAAACTTCGCTGTTTTGGCCAATGTAAATGGGGCCGTTTTTAGTATTTAAGTTAGAACATTCTGCAACAGCTCCTTCTTCAGCAAATAAATCTTCACCAATAATAGTATTGGTAGAGCTGATAGTAGCACTGCTACGCCCCTTGGTAATCAATTGAAAATCGCGGCGCAGTTCAATATCGTTTTTCCTAAAAATATCTTCGGGGTGGCGTACACTTATTAAGGCACGTTCATGCTGATGTACACGGTCAAACTTTTGCCCGGGGTTAAACCTCAGGGCATCGCTTTCGCCAAGGCGTACGGCAATGAGCATATCGCGGTAATAAAGCGAATCGCCTGTTTGAAGTTTATCTATGCTTTCCAGCAAATACTCATCGGGGCAAACCGATCCGTTAATGAAAATATTATCGGCAGCTATCTCAATGGCAAACATACCATGCAGATAAGGCTGGGTATGGTACGAATAAGTAGTTTTAAGATGCCTGGCCCATTTTTCGGCAATGGTGAGTATGCCTATGCGCAAACTGGCCACCGGCCGGGTAAAGGTTAATGGCCTTAAGCTGAAGTGGGCATTATCGTCGAACAGAATTAAAGGCATAGGCCAAAAATAAAAAAGTCTCCCGATGTATCAGGAGACTTTTGAATATTTATCGCAGAGTTGATTACTTTTTAGCGTAACGGGTACGGAATTTATCGATACGTCCCGCAGTATCAACCAGTTTCATTTTACCGGTATAGAACGGGTGTGAAGTGTGCGAAATCTCTAATTTCACTAATGGATACTCATTGCCGTCTTCCCATTTAATGGTCTCACGGGTATCAATGCATGATTTAGTGATAAAAGAATATTCGTTAGACATATCTTTGAAAACCACTAATCTATAGTTTGATGGATGCAGGTCTTTTTTCATCTTGTTTTACTTTCCTTTCAAAAGAGGTGCAAATATAGCAATTCAATATTAATATTAAAACAGCAGTTCAATTTATTTTCAACAATTTTCATAAGCTTCGCTTTAGTTTAAAATCCTATGCCCATTCGCCTCCGTATGCAGTATTCATTATCAAATAATAAATCAAACAATGAGTACTCCTTCCTTTCTAACTGATAAAAACCGACAGGTGCAGTGTAAGGTATAAATTGCCCTGCTTTTCTGTTTAGTAAAAAAGTATGTTTTGCAAATTTATAATCAGACAACATTAGCAATACTGCTTCATAAATAAAATTAACCATTACTTCATCAGGGTCCTGGGTTTTGTCTGCTGCCGAAAGCAAATTCACCAATACCGGATGTGCCAGTTGGTGTAAATCTTTATTGGCTATAATGCTTTCTTCATGGTAAATAGTAAAGTATGGGCAAAGCAATGAAATTTTTATTTTAATATAATGCGCCACTGCACGTTCTGGCTGCTGTTCGCAGTTCAGCATAATTGTAATAGCAATTGAAGGAAATTTTCGGTTCCGTTCAATTTTCACATGGAGGTTAGGAAAATTTTGTTCTATAGCCTGGCGAAGTTGATCAGCTTCATAATATGCCTTATCTATAAATAACTTATTTTCAAGCAATTCATTTATAAGTTTATAATCATCCAGTTCGTAATCGCCGGAATAATAATGCTCAATTACGCTTTTGAGCTCTTCATAATTGTGATTAATAATCATGTATGTTATATTATTAAAATTCAGGTTTATTTTACAGTCTGCAAAATAAACTTACATCATAACATCAAAGTATATTTTATTACTAATGGAGATTATTTAACAGCTCTTTCGAAAATAATTTTAAGCAACAAAAAAAGTTTATAAACTTTAACGGCAAAACGGCGCAATTTGCGTCCGTTGTATTAGCTGACGTTTATATTTTGCATGTTAAATTTCTGGAAAAAGTTAATTGGCGACGAAGCAATCTATCCGCTCGAAGTAAGAATTTTTCATGCGGTTTGCCTTGCACTCATGGTGAGCATTGCCATTAATGTGCCCATTGCCCTTTACATGCATATACCGCAACTGGCTGTATTATTAACCATGGTGGTTGGCTTTGCCGGTTTTTTGTACTATATCTCCCGAATAAAAGGCTTATATAAATATTGTGTAATTATATTTCAAGTATTTGTAAATATATCACTGGTTGTTAACTACTATTATAACTCGGGTATTGGTGGGCCTACCTATACTATCTTCTTGCTTGCATTTTTAGTAACCGTAGCCACCACACCACCAAAGCAATATGCAATATGGCTAACTGTTAATGTATTCCTTATTTTATCATTAATTACTTTAGAATACCGGCAACCCGGCTTTATCAAAATAACCTATCCCAATAAAGAGAGCGCGTACCTGGACATGGTAGTATCATACGTTATTATTGCAGGTTTTGCTTTTTTAGTTACAGGTTTTATACGCAAGGGTTATAACCGCCAGCGCGAGGAATTGATGGCCAAATCAAGAGCTTTGGAAGAAGCCAATACCACAAAGAATAAGCTATTATCGGTTTTGGGGCACGATTTAAAAGAACCGTTGGCTGCTTTACAATTTTACCTGCAGATACTTGCCGAAGGTGATTTGGATGAAACCGAACGTAAAGAAATTAAAAGCCAGTTGCTGGCCATGACGCGCAGCGCATCAGTTATGCTAAGTAATGTGCTCACATGGTCTAAAGGGCAAATGCAGCATCTCAACCCCAATCTGGAAAACTTAAACGTAAAAGAGACCCTCGCACATGTGATTGAGCTGGCAGCCAACATCAGCCGCGAAAAACAACTTACTTTTGAGGTAGACATTCCGGACTATGCGTGCATTCAGGCCGATAGCCACATGCTCGAACTTATTGTACGTAACCTGTTGATGAATTCCATAAAGTTCACCCCGGCAAATGGTATAATACATTTATCGGCAAAGCACATTGGGGATCAGTGCATCATACATGTTAAAGACACCGGGGTGGGTATACCTCCGCATATCCAGCAACAAGTTTTTTCGTTGGATATTAAACCCCACTCGGGTACCCGGCAGGAAAAAGGCTCAGGACTTGGACTTGTGTTATGCCACGAATTTACTGCGGCGCAGGGTGGCAGCATCACTTTTAATAGTGCTCCCACCACTGGTACAACATTTTATTTATCGTTGCCGGCAGCAGTATTAAATGAGGATTTAGCACCGGCCATAACCCACGAAACGGTTATCAAAACAGAGCCTTACAATTTTTAACATTACTTTTCAGGCAAATTTACCCGCTTATTACTTACATTTGCATCGCTTTTGGTTTCCGCAGCACCGCTCTACGGAATTAAAAGGGAATCTGGTGCAAATCCAGAACTGTCCCGCAGCTGTAAGTTCTAATATAAACTGAGGTCCATTCTTTAGTCACTGTGCGCCACCGCGCATGGGAAGACGGGCCAAGGGGAACAAGTCAGAATACCTGCCTCGAGCATTTATAATTCATAGCTTTCGTGGATTGAAGCTGGATGGAGATACTTTTCGTGATTTTCATTTGTAGTGTACAATTTTCGGTATGCTGTGGGTATTAACTCACAACACACATGGAATTAACCGGGCTTTACGCGCATTGGCGTACAGGCTTTGCTGTAATTTTTAAATATATTGCCGCCATTTTGGTTGCAATGGCTTGTTGCTGCCTTACAATTAAGGCTCAAGACACAGCCAAAGTACACCAACTCAGAGAGGTACAAGTTTCGCAGCGCCTTAACACTTTACCGGCCTCTTCGCCTACCCCGTCACAAATACTCAAAGGTGCTGCTTTAGAGCGTCTGAACAGCCTTAGTGTTGCCGATGCTATACGCTATTTCTCTGGAGCACAATTGAAAGATTACGGCGGTGTGGGCGGTTTAAAAACTGTGGATATACGCAGTTTAGGCAGTAGCCAAACAGCCGTGTTTTACGACGGCATACAATTGGGCAACGCGCAAAACGGGCAGGTTGATCTGAGCAAGTTATCTATGGATAATATTGGTGGTATTGAATTGTACAATGCTCAAAAAAGCACCATTTTTCAACCTGCCCGCGGATTGGCATCCGGCAGCTCAATTTATTTAAACACCAGGGAACCCACTTTTCTACCTGGAAAAAGTAATTTACTTAAAGCCAGTTTCAGGGGCGGATCAATGGGGTTGATCAATCCATCGGCACTATGGCAGCACCAAATAAGCAACAGCGTTTATAGCTCGGTAAGTA contains the following coding sequences:
- the tpiA gene encoding triose-phosphate isomerase translates to MRKKIVAGNWKMNMDYNEGLALFSEIVNMVKDEITGQQQAVVCSPFIHLHSLAQLAKGYDKIAIGAQNAHQNESGAFTGETSAKMIKSTGAAYVILGHSERRQYFGENNELLAKKTDTVLANGLKPIFCIGETLDEREANQYFDVIKTQLQEGLYHLSAEQFGQVVLAYEPVWAIGTGKTATSDQAQEIHAFIRAELAAKYGQEVADDTTILYGGSANPKNAPELFAQPDIDGGLIGGASLKSRDFLDIVKVFN
- a CDS encoding putative sugar nucleotidyl transferase, which gives rise to MPLILFDDNAHFSLRPLTFTRPVASLRIGILTIAEKWARHLKTTYSYHTQPYLHGMFAIEIAADNIFINGSVCPDEYLLESIDKLQTGDSLYYRDMLIAVRLGESDALRFNPGQKFDRVHQHERALISVRHPEDIFRKNDIELRRDFQLITKGRSSATISSTNTIIGEDLFAEEGAVAECSNLNTKNGPIYIGQNSEVWEGVNIRGAFALCNNSQVKMGAKIYGATTIGPYCRVGGEINNSVLWGNSSKGHEGYLGNSVVGEWCNFGADTNNSNLKNNYSEVKLWDYLLDGYRKTGLQFCGLIMADHAKCGINTMFNTGTVVGVSANVFGGGYPDNFVPDFSWGGSSGLEVYRPDKMFETIERVYARRDRKLDETEKQLLQDIFNLTQPYRKF
- a CDS encoding type B 50S ribosomal protein L31, with protein sequence MKKDLHPSNYRLVVFKDMSNEYSFITKSCIDTRETIKWEDGNEYPLVKLEISHTSHPFYTGKMKLVDTAGRIDKFRTRYAKK
- a CDS encoding sensor histidine kinase, whose product is MLNFWKKLIGDEAIYPLEVRIFHAVCLALMVSIAINVPIALYMHIPQLAVLLTMVVGFAGFLYYISRIKGLYKYCVIIFQVFVNISLVVNYYYNSGIGGPTYTIFLLAFLVTVATTPPKQYAIWLTVNVFLILSLITLEYRQPGFIKITYPNKESAYLDMVVSYVIIAGFAFLVTGFIRKGYNRQREELMAKSRALEEANTTKNKLLSVLGHDLKEPLAALQFYLQILAEGDLDETERKEIKSQLLAMTRSASVMLSNVLTWSKGQMQHLNPNLENLNVKETLAHVIELAANISREKQLTFEVDIPDYACIQADSHMLELIVRNLLMNSIKFTPANGIIHLSAKHIGDQCIIHVKDTGVGIPPHIQQQVFSLDIKPHSGTRQEKGSGLGLVLCHEFTAAQGGSITFNSAPTTGTTFYLSLPAAVLNEDLAPAITHETVIKTEPYNF